The following nucleotide sequence is from bacterium.
GGCCTTCTTCTTCGTAGCGCGCTTCTTTGTCGCACGCTTCTTCGTGGCCTTCTTCTTGGTCTTGCGCTTAGTGGCCTTCTTCTTCGTGGCGCGCTTCTTCGTCGCCTTCTTCTTGGTCGCGCGCTTGCGCGTGCTGCGCTTCGGAGCGCGCTTTGCCGCCTTGCGCTTGGTGGCGCGCTTCTTCGTGGCTCTCTTCTTTGCTGCCATGGGTCTTGCCTCCTGCCCGCTACGGGCTAAAGGACCTAACGCGGTCCAAGTCCACGCAAGGCGGCGGTATTGCCTCCCTGCATATTCAAAATCTCATACCTGCTCATGGAATCGATTGATGAAGGGGATGCTTGCGGATGGGTGATGCCAGCTTCAAATGACGACTGCGGTTGTTCTGATTTCGCGCGACCGTCCTCGTCAGAAATATAAGTCAAAACAAACTCAAAAGCTAGCGTTGGTCACGCGCTCGTCGAGCGTTTCGCGAACTGAATCACGGCGCCCGGTCGCCATCCTTCTTTGTTCGCCGATCTTGATCTTCCGTGCGAAGCGAAGCGATAAGCGCTCGTGCTGAAGACGCGTCTCACGCGGGTTGGTGTGTGCGCTTACTAACGCACGATGCAGCGCATCGAGATAGTCCGCGCAAATGGTGTCAATGCTCGCTCGTTGCGGCTGCGCGATTCTCGAGCGATCCAGTGCGAACATCAGAGCCACTTCAAGAGCATGCCAAGGTCAACATTGCGAAAAACGACGGCTTTCGATTTGATCGGTTGCTTTGGCGAATGCCAAGTGTGATTCCCCGAAACAGAATGATCTGAATTCGAACAAGGATGAACGATATATAGCGTGCTTGTCAAGGGTAACCGCTACATCTTGTGGTTGCGGCCACGAGACCCTGCAACCTCGAAAGCGCGCTCCTCGGCACACTTGTCAACCTATAATTCAGGACATGTCTGACGCACACGAAAAGGACGAAGGCATTCGACAAACCTCCTCGGGCATCGAGCTGCCGTCTTTCTACGGTTCTGCGGACGGCGCACCTTCCAGTTCCGACGAGCCCGCACCGCCCGGCGAGTTTCCCTACACCCGAGGCCTCTACTCTGAGATGTACCGAAAGAGACTTTGGACCATGCGCCAGTATGCGGGCTACGCGGACGCAGAAGAGTCCAACAGGCGCTACCACTTTCTGCTCGCTCAGGGGATCACCGGGCTTTCCGTTGCATTCGACCTAC
It contains:
- a CDS encoding histidine biosynthesis protein HisIE, which encodes MAAKKRATKKRATKRKAAKRAPKRSTRKRATKKKATKKRATKKKATKRKTKKKATKKRATKKRATKKKATKRKTKKKATKKRATKKRATKKKATKRKTKKRATKKRATKRK